The Stigmatella aurantiaca genome contains the following window.
CGCAGTGGCTCGTTGCCATTCCCCGAGGCGCTGCGCGCCTTCGCGGTGCGCTACGCCGAGCACACCGTGGCGAAGGGTGGGACGGTGACGGACGCGGCGCAGAAGTTGGGGGTGTCCGGGCCGACGCTCTACGAGTGGCGCAAGGGGCGCCCAGCGGGACACCGCCGTCCGAAGCCCGCCGAGAAGGGCGCGGCTCTGGTGCCGGTGCACGTCAGCGAGCGTCCTGCCAGAGCTGAGGGGGCGGGAGT
Protein-coding sequences here:
- a CDS encoding transposase translates to MELEKELEQFRQEAQRLKAGRRSGSLPFPEALRAFAVRYAEHTVAKGGTVTDAAQKLGVSGPTLYEWRKGRPAGHRRPKPAEKGAALVPVHVSERPARAEGAGV